The window TCGACCAACTGCTGGTTGTCGTGTGTCGTGGCCAGGCCGCGTTGGGCGTGGGCCTCCAGCAGGTCATCCCGCAGGTCGCTAACGATGATCCTGTCGGCGGCCAGGCAGCCACTGCTCACGAAACCCGCGGCCAGGTTGCCGCCCATCTCACCGGCGCCAATGATGCCCAGTTCGTATGCTTCAGTCACGTGTCGCCTCGTCACAACTCCTGGATGGAGCGTCGGTCCGCGTTCTCGTAGCGAGCTTCGTTCGAGCGCGGGCCGTCCAGCATCAGCTTCTCAACCGGCATGTCGAAGGGGGCGCAGATGAAGACCCAGTCGGCGATGCGCCGCATGTAGCCATTGAGGCCATAGGTGACACCGGCGAGGAAATCGCGGATGCGCTTGGCTTCGGGCTCCGCGGCGCCCTGCAGGTTCAGCAGCACGGGCCGCCGACGCTTGATCTCGTCGGCCACGGTCGTCGCCTGGTCCATGTTCGCGGGATCGGCGCGCACGATGCTGACCCCGGCGAACTCGGCGCGCTCATGGCGGAGGGGGATGACGCCGCTGTCATGCCCCGGCGTGTGGTCCTCTACGCCCCCCAGGTCGTCGTATCCGTCCGGATCAACCTCTTCGCCGTCCAGGTCGTCGGTCTTCCACCCCAGGTAATCCAAGGCCTGCTGCAGTAGTGACATCGTACTCCTCCCGAGTGCTGTGGTGTGTGCTGTAACTGCTGGTGCGTGATGTCAACATGTTGTCGCGGGCGCCGCGCGCAGGCTACGCGCGGGGTCCGAATATGGCCGTACCTATGCGAACGATCGTGGCTCCTTCACTTACGGCAACAGCGTAGTCATGCGACATGCCCATGGACAGATGCCGCAGGTTCTGTCCCGGGTACTGCGCGGCGAGTTGCTCACGCAGCTCGCGCAGCCGGCGGTAGTACGGACGTGAGGCCTCGGGATCGTCCGCCGCCGGCGGGATCGTCATCAGCCCCTCCCACGCCACACCCGG of the bacterium genome contains:
- a CDS encoding cell division protein SepF, with the protein product MSLLQQALDYLGWKTDDLDGEEVDPDGYDDLGGVEDHTPGHDSGVIPLRHERAEFAGVSIVRADPANMDQATTVADEIKRRRPVLLNLQGAAEPEAKRIRDFLAGVTYGLNGYMRRIADWVFICAPFDMPVEKLMLDGPRSNEARYENADRRSIQEL